CGCGTTTTTAggttactaaaaaataattagttattaaataattaaatttatttgttaaattttgtaGGTTAACACTTAATTAGTTTGctttgaaatgaaaagaatcaaAAGAATATGATAATgatgtatttattattatgaattTAAGCGGAATGAAATTAAAACAACCTTTTCTCAATGAAATAATCCAGGGACAGCAGGTGTATGGAGAATTGCTGCACTCAATGAGGCAGGAGGATGGAAGGACCGGACCACGGTGGAAGATATGGATCTGGCAGTGAGAGCTAGTCTCAAAGGGTGGAAATTTTTGTACCTTGGAAGTGTCAAGGTACTTCTCAATGATTCGAGCGTCTTATGCATgataataaaattgtaattcggtctttaaataaaaattgtctCTTTTTTATAAATCGATCCCGTCACTTGATTTGAAAACACCCATGATTAATGTTATTGTATGGATCCTGTTTCATACGTGTTCTTATCAGATTGATTTTGGTATAGGTGAAAAATGAATTGCCTAGTACTTTCAAAGCCTACCGCTATCAACAACATAGATGGTCTTGTGGTCCGGCTAATCTTTTCCGGAAAATGGTTTTGGAGATTATAAGGAACAAGGTTAGTTTGCTTCTATATGTGTCCCATTAAAGATGACAATTTCAGGAAGTAAAATGGAAATAATTTGTTAGCTTACCCTTTACTGTCACATGTTTAATGCAGAAAGTAACTTTATGGAAGAAGGTACATGTGATTTACAGCTTCTTCTTCGTTCGGAAGATCATAGCCCACATCAACACATTTGTCTTTTACTGCATTGTATTACCGGCAACTGTGGTGGTGCCGGAAGTTGCGGTTCCGAAGTGGGGGGCAGTTTATATTCCTTCCATCATCACCCTTCTCAATGCTGTTGGAACTCCGAGGTCTGCAttcttttctagttttttccaaACATATGTGCAAATGATTGTGCAAATGATTCCTAAGAAAGCAAGTTCCCCATAATCTTGATGAAGATTCATAGTAAAAAGCTTATTGTTTTAAGTCTTTCTTCCGAGACATTGTTTCCCATATGTTCTAGGCCTCTCTGAAAATCATGGGGTTTTGTTCATGTTCTCTCTTTTATCTTTCAGGTCACTCCACCTGTTGGTTTTCTGGATTCTCTTTGAGAATGTCATGTCCCTGCACCGAACAAAGGCTACCATCATCGGTCTACTAGAGGCTAGCCGATCAAATGAATGGATTGTCACAGAGAAACTAGGAGATGCTCTCAAAGCTAAAGCATCGACAAAAGCACCAAGAAGACCTCGGTTCAGGATCGGAGAAAGGTATGCATTCTTCCATACACTTCTCCTGCAATTTGGACATGCCTTCTATTTTAGGGTCCGTAcgattttgaaaaaaagtagTTGCGTGTTTGGTAATATCGCAATTTGATATCTGATCCATGGTTATCATTTTGTGCTTAAACTTTGACAGACTCCATTTGTTAGAGCTTGGAGTTGGAGCTTACTTATTCTTTATTGGCTGCTACGATGTTTTCTTTGGGAAAAACCACTTCTACATTTTCCTTTATATGCAAGCAACGGCCTTCTTCATCATGGGGTTTGGGTACGTTGGCACCTTTGTCCCCAGCTCTTAGAGGGGGGACTACAGAAATGACAGTGAAAGTTCTTTCTGCTATGTTGTTTCTCTGCGTGATTTCTGCTTCAGCAACATAAGATTGCCATCCATGGCGACAATTTCCTGCAATAATAGCttgtaaaaagaacaaaatatatgGTCAATTCTTTTAGGTTGCGCATAATATTTTTGAGTTGGTGACTCAAAAAGGGTTAGTTATCTTGTGTATAGTAAAGCAAGTTAAGGAAACTACAGAACAAATTGCTGTTATGAGAATGTGCAATTTTATACAGAGAAAAGGAGCAGCAGAAGGCAGCTTGTGGGATACCCAATAGATAGTGTAGACATCTTGGAATGGATTGTCTGTAATCTTGAACTTTTGtaacttttgtttttggcttACTTTTGTTGGATTTCTCTGAAGAGGGAATAAACAGTTGGGAAAAATAGGGTTAATTTTACTGCTCAGTTTCATGCCCCTTTATATCTCTCGTTCTCTCACGTTAGCACAACTGGGTTAGGTTTAAAGGGTTTAACCCATTTAACTAAATGTGTTGTGTTATGGTTGATCTATATGATATTATACACATGCTTCGATA
Above is a genomic segment from Corylus avellana chromosome ca9, CavTom2PMs-1.0 containing:
- the LOC132191962 gene encoding glucomannan 4-beta-mannosyltransferase 9, with the translated sequence MDRFTSTTILPDSFQGARDDISMQLGIIWAQIKAPLIVPLLRLSVVLCLIMSLLLFIERVYMGVVIVLVKLFGRKPHKRYNWEPMKDDVELGNSAYPMVLVQIPMYNEREVYQLSIGAACGLSWPSDRIIIQVLDDSTDPTIKDLVELECQRWASKGINIKYEIRDNRKGYKAGALKEGMKHSYVKQCDYVAIFDADFQPEPDFLWRTIPFLVQNPQLALVQSRWKFVNSDECLMTRMQEMSLDYHFTVEQEVGSSTYAFFGFNGTAGVWRIAALNEAGGWKDRTTVEDMDLAVRASLKGWKFLYLGSVKVKNELPSTFKAYRYQQHRWSCGPANLFRKMVLEIIRNKKVTLWKKVHVIYSFFFVRKIIAHINTFVFYCIVLPATVVVPEVAVPKWGAVYIPSIITLLNAVGTPRSLHLLVFWILFENVMSLHRTKATIIGLLEASRSNEWIVTEKLGDALKAKASTKAPRRPRFRIGERLHLLELGVGAYLFFIGCYDVFFGKNHFYIFLYMQATAFFIMGFGYVGTFVPSS